From Paenibacillus sp. PK3_47, the proteins below share one genomic window:
- a CDS encoding glycosyl hydrolase has product MKAPLFRDPVYDGAADPVIVWNRETKEWWMIYTNRRVSAEGEGVAWVHGTDLGVASSRDGGANWLYRGTLQGLDIEWGRNTFWAPEIYYHDGLYHMYVSYIQGVPAGWAGHRRDMLHYSSANLLEWTFHSKLELSSDRVIDACICELPGGSFRMWYKDEANGSHTYAADSKDLYHWKVVGPVITGRPHEGANVFRFKDDYWMIVDEWRGQGVFRSDDLDVWERNGLILDQPGTREDDGGIGLHADVVVQGEEAYIFYFTHPGRDGSQNEDRPEGRYQSRRSSIQVARLDVIDGILVCNRDEQFEMRLLPDGD; this is encoded by the coding sequence ATGAAAGCACCTTTATTCAGAGATCCGGTATACGACGGCGCGGCTGACCCTGTTATCGTCTGGAACCGGGAGACAAAGGAATGGTGGATGATATATACGAACCGCAGAGTATCAGCAGAAGGGGAAGGAGTAGCCTGGGTGCATGGCACTGATCTGGGTGTCGCTTCTTCACGCGACGGCGGTGCGAACTGGCTCTACCGCGGCACACTGCAGGGACTGGATATTGAATGGGGTCGCAATACGTTCTGGGCCCCGGAAATTTACTATCATGACGGACTCTACCATATGTATGTCAGCTATATTCAAGGCGTGCCGGCAGGCTGGGCCGGGCACCGGCGCGATATGCTTCATTATAGCAGTGCTAACCTGCTGGAATGGACCTTCCATTCCAAGCTTGAGCTGAGCTCAGACCGGGTGATCGACGCCTGCATCTGCGAGCTTCCGGGAGGGAGCTTCCGTATGTGGTACAAGGACGAAGCTAACGGGTCGCATACTTATGCGGCCGACAGCAAGGATCTCTATCACTGGAAGGTTGTCGGGCCGGTCATTACAGGACGCCCGCACGAAGGGGCCAATGTCTTCCGGTTCAAAGACGATTACTGGATGATTGTTGACGAATGGCGGGGACAAGGCGTATTCCGTTCCGATGACCTGGATGTTTGGGAGCGGAACGGGCTGATCCTGGACCAGCCGGGAACACGTGAAGATGACGGTGGAATCGGCCTGCATGCTGACGTTGTGGTGCAGGGGGAAGAGGCTTATATTTTCTATTTCACACATCCCGGGAGAGACGGCAGCCAGAACGAAGACCGTCCCGAAGGCAGGTATCAGAGCCGCCGCTCTTCGATTCAGGTGGCCCGGCTGGATGTTATAGACGGCATACTTGTCTGCAACCGTGATGAGCAATTCGAGATGAGGCTGCTGCCGGATGGGGATTAG
- a CDS encoding ABC transporter ATP-binding protein: protein MSSSSPSNHANQTKMPQKFDQMGFRQGPGHMQAGPKVRSKDAFGTLKRIGGYLKTERRALAWVILCTVLTTGLSLMGPYLIGRLFDDHIVPGRYEGMFRMGMILFGVYALGAFFTWVQQYTASSLSQNTVRNMRQDLFDKYQKLPVSFFDQRTHGELMSRAVNDIANVSNTLNQTVVQLIASVLMLAGSMIMMLSLSVWMTLITLLTVPIITFSIKKITGYTRRYFSQQQQYLGEVNGYVQENISGLKVVKVFGREERSIEQFREINERLRAVGVKAQSFSGSVGPMMNTMRNLTFLVIAVFGGIFAYHELITIGIIVSFLNYSNQFSQPLNQLANQYNLFQSAIAGAERVFEVLDLQSEIGEGSAGDNTRRIRGEVVFEQVGFGYKPDAAVLKNLSLHAEPGQVLALVGPTGAGKTTIINLLTRFYDIQSGRILIDGEDIRDIDKRVLREQIGLVLQDAYVFSGTIRENIRYGRLDATDREVEEAARLANADVFIRKLPGGYDTVLNAEGGSLSQGQRQLLTIARAVLANPSILILDEATSNVDTRTELHIQEAMRTLMKGRTSFVIAHRLSTIREADAILVVQDGEITERGTHEELLAQKGFYYEMHQSQFVQENAG from the coding sequence ATGTCCAGCAGCAGCCCGTCCAATCACGCTAATCAAACTAAAATGCCGCAGAAATTCGACCAGATGGGCTTCCGCCAGGGACCTGGCCATATGCAGGCCGGACCCAAAGTAAGATCCAAAGATGCGTTTGGAACGCTGAAAAGAATCGGGGGCTACCTGAAGACTGAGCGGCGTGCTCTCGCTTGGGTGATTTTATGTACCGTTCTTACCACCGGACTTTCGCTGATGGGTCCCTATCTGATCGGCAGGCTGTTCGATGATCATATCGTGCCGGGCCGTTACGAAGGCATGTTCCGGATGGGAATGATTCTGTTCGGGGTGTATGCGCTGGGAGCGTTTTTCACCTGGGTTCAGCAGTACACCGCTTCAAGCCTGTCCCAGAACACGGTGCGGAATATGCGTCAGGACCTGTTCGACAAATATCAGAAGCTTCCGGTATCCTTCTTTGACCAGCGTACACACGGCGAGCTGATGAGCAGAGCAGTAAATGATATCGCCAACGTCTCCAATACGCTGAATCAGACGGTTGTACAGCTCATTGCCAGTGTGCTGATGCTTGCCGGCAGCATGATTATGATGCTCAGCCTGAGTGTGTGGATGACGCTGATTACACTTCTGACGGTGCCAATCATTACATTCAGCATTAAAAAAATAACAGGCTATACCCGCCGCTATTTTTCACAGCAGCAGCAGTATCTTGGAGAGGTGAACGGATATGTCCAGGAGAATATTTCCGGCCTGAAGGTCGTAAAAGTGTTCGGCCGGGAAGAGCGCTCGATTGAGCAATTCCGTGAGATCAACGAGCGGCTGCGGGCCGTCGGAGTCAAAGCACAAAGCTTCTCAGGTTCTGTGGGACCGATGATGAATACCATGCGTAATTTGACCTTCCTGGTCATCGCGGTATTCGGCGGTATTTTTGCCTATCATGAGCTCATCACCATCGGTATCATCGTCAGCTTCCTCAATTATTCCAACCAGTTCAGCCAGCCGCTCAATCAGCTCGCCAACCAGTACAATCTGTTCCAGTCGGCGATTGCCGGAGCGGAGCGTGTATTTGAGGTGCTGGATCTGCAATCCGAGATCGGGGAAGGTTCAGCAGGAGACAATACCCGCCGGATCAGGGGCGAAGTCGTGTTTGAACAGGTAGGCTTCGGGTATAAACCGGATGCCGCTGTGCTGAAGAATCTCTCCCTGCATGCAGAGCCGGGTCAGGTGCTGGCGCTTGTCGGTCCGACCGGTGCAGGAAAAACGACTATTATTAACCTGCTCACAAGGTTCTATGATATCCAGTCAGGCCGGATTCTCATTGATGGTGAAGATATCCGTGATATCGACAAACGGGTGTTAAGGGAGCAGATCGGGCTGGTGCTGCAGGATGCCTATGTATTTTCCGGGACGATCCGCGAAAATATCCGCTACGGCCGCCTTGATGCCACAGACAGGGAAGTGGAAGAAGCAGCCCGGCTGGCCAATGCGGATGTATTTATCCGGAAGCTGCCGGGCGGCTATGATACGGTACTGAATGCTGAAGGCGGCAGCTTGAGCCAGGGGCAGCGGCAGCTGCTGACGATTGCCCGTGCCGTGCTGGCTAACCCGTCCATATTGATCCTGGACGAAGCTACGAGCAATGTCGATACGCGCACCGAGCTGCATATCCAGGAAGCAATGAGAACCCTGATGAAAGGCCGGACCAGCTTCGTGATTGCCCACCGGCTCAGCACCATCCGTGAGGCGGATGCCATTCTCGTCGTACAGGACGGGGAAATCACCGAGCGGGGAACACATGAGGAGCTGCTGGCCCAAAAAGGCTTCTATTACGAGATGCACCAGAGCCAGTTTGTGCAGGAGAATGCGGGCTAA